One genomic window of Desulfobacteraceae bacterium includes the following:
- a CDS encoding HIT domain-containing protein encodes MKTMWAPWRITYILGEKEEGCVFCKAMGPDDALTLFKGPQTLVVMNKFPYINGHLLVAPTRHIAALDQLSGSEMAVLLKTVEQSIAVLKRVMRPDGFNVGLNLGKVAGAGVEAHLHFHIVPRWYGDVNALAVFADVRVIPEHLQATFENLKPHFKEIDLTT; translated from the coding sequence ATGAAAACCATGTGGGCTCCCTGGCGCATCACCTATATCCTGGGAGAAAAAGAGGAAGGCTGCGTTTTCTGCAAGGCCATGGGTCCCGATGATGCCCTGACCCTCTTCAAGGGGCCCCAAACCCTGGTGGTGATGAACAAGTTTCCCTATATCAACGGCCACCTGCTGGTGGCCCCGACCCGGCACATCGCGGCCCTCGACCAGCTCAGCGGCAGCGAGATGGCCGTCTTGCTGAAAACCGTGGAGCAGTCCATCGCCGTTCTCAAGCGCGTGATGCGCCCTGACGGTTTCAATGTCGGTCTCAACCTGGGCAAGGTGGCCGGCGCCGGGGTGGAGGCGCACCTGCATTTTCACATCGTTCCCCGCTGGTACGGGGACGTCAACGCCCTGGCGGTCTTCGCCGATGTGCGGGTGATTCCCGAACACCTCCAGGCCACCTTTGAAAATTTGAAGCCACATTTTAAGGAAATAGATTTAACTACATGA
- a CDS encoding UPF0280 family protein, with product MLQARTYRKGLQRRLPAFRVVVEQTDLWIQADQPLMAVARESVLHHRHQLEGFIRRFPGFASSMEPWPLEGPAPPIVRRMCAAASRARVGPMAAVAGAVAAAVGEDLLGQCNEVVVENGGDVFIKNRERISIAIYAGGSPLSMRVGLQFAAAADPFGVCTSSGTVGHSRSLGAADAVCVVAPCCALADAAATAIGNHVRRAGDIPAGIDLGMAMGGLDGIVIIVGERMGVWGKLQVVPLPGKKGLSFKGKKSR from the coding sequence ATGCTTCAGGCCCGGACCTACCGTAAGGGGTTGCAGCGCCGCCTGCCGGCCTTCCGGGTGGTGGTCGAGCAAACCGATCTCTGGATCCAGGCCGACCAACCGCTGATGGCGGTGGCGCGGGAGTCCGTGCTGCACCACCGCCATCAGCTGGAGGGTTTTATCCGGCGGTTTCCCGGCTTTGCCAGCAGCATGGAGCCCTGGCCGCTGGAGGGTCCGGCCCCGCCGATCGTGAGGCGCATGTGCGCAGCCGCCAGCCGGGCCCGGGTGGGGCCCATGGCCGCCGTCGCCGGGGCCGTGGCCGCGGCCGTGGGAGAAGACCTGCTGGGGCAGTGCAATGAGGTGGTGGTTGAAAACGGTGGGGATGTCTTCATCAAAAACCGGGAGCGGATTTCCATCGCGATCTACGCCGGCGGCTCGCCGCTCAGCATGCGGGTCGGGCTGCAGTTCGCGGCCGCCGCCGATCCTTTCGGGGTTTGCACGTCATCGGGGACCGTGGGGCATTCCCGCAGCCTGGGGGCGGCGGATGCGGTCTGCGTGGTGGCCCCCTGCTGCGCCTTGGCCGATGCCGCCGCCACGGCCATTGGCAACCACGTCCGGAGGGCCGGTGATATCCCGGCGGGGATCGACTTGGGCATGGCGATGGGGGGGCTTGACGGCATCGTGATCATCGTCGGCGAACGGATGGGCGTCTGGGGAAAGCTTCAGGTGGTGCCGCTTCCCGGAAAAAAGGGGTTGAGTTTCAAGGGCAAAAAAAGTAGATAG